In a single window of the Euwallacea fornicatus isolate EFF26 chromosome 5, ASM4011564v1, whole genome shotgun sequence genome:
- the LOC136339538 gene encoding uncharacterized protein, with amino-acid sequence MRSWDYRHEDVAIVKTNLFYVEYWMRPSEGKNSEILGKQCFLYQIRCRVKILISEEIQHSREISYSVWKYLKRGNNQVVHMMKLKDTRKALFSHVTPDYIMRD; translated from the exons ATGCGAAGTTGGGACTATAGACATgag GATGTAGCGATCGTGAAAACAAATCTATTCTACGTGGAATACTGGATGAGACCTTCAGAAGGGAAAAATAGCGAGATTTTaggaaaacaatgttttttgtACCAAATTAGATGTCGGGTGAAAATTCTAATCTCCGAGGAAATTCAG CATTCTCGAGAAATCTCGTATTCCGTCTGGAAATACTTGAAAAGGGGCAACAATCAGGTGGTGCACATGATGAAACTGAAGGATACTCGAAAAGCTTTATTTTCGCACGTTACACCTGATTAT attatGAGGGATTAG